One genomic region from Paracoccus zhejiangensis encodes:
- a CDS encoding type IV secretory system conjugative DNA transfer family protein: MNRTFLALPFGILGGALIGLMLGGLWVQHQLGVNAASADMFILIKQFPGLARSLTQPWLTGYQIAAAGLVATVLFTLAMSFTETLTQYGRAHFQSPAEIRKNGLLREIGGGLVFARLRTHSILGRILGRSRFIASGWDKFPHCLVVAPTRAGKGVGYVIPNTLLFPGSCVILDVKGEIFEATSRHRQRQGDEIFYFAPFDFEHPSHRYNPLERIGALANPDQQFTELSKLASYFLTTSEKGGAADFIVGARELFVAGGMLAIERGKPSIGEITRILFGGADKSEVYLARADELRHRQARATFVDFSGYADRTLSSYISVLKGAGLGLWLNPQVDRVTSGSDVSWQSIRMKPQTVYIVVNSDDIVTLAPLMRLLFGELIATLRSSLPNQKTEPWPVQIILDEFDQLGRMPIVVQSLKQLAGHGGRVSIITQSIPGLDTLYGENDRLSLESGAGMKFFISPNEKKTAAEVSEALGKTTRLSVSDSLSSDGYGWRRRSLSRRNEERPLMSPDEVRKLDASKVILIPERQNPILADRIVHYRDRYFSKIMAAQTGPLPYPGERHQIRSLRDEIEKLQGQVAQFRPLAYAPPAGITAKAVIAEVEAARPTMTEAEAQETLRQSDEEAMRKASDFRKKIKAKVPDA; the protein is encoded by the coding sequence ATGAACCGGACCTTCCTTGCCCTGCCCTTCGGCATTCTCGGCGGCGCCCTCATCGGCCTGATGCTGGGCGGTCTCTGGGTCCAGCATCAACTCGGGGTCAATGCCGCCTCCGCCGACATGTTCATCCTGATAAAGCAGTTCCCGGGGCTGGCCCGCAGCCTGACCCAGCCCTGGCTGACGGGCTATCAGATCGCCGCGGCGGGCCTGGTCGCGACCGTGCTCTTCACGCTGGCGATGTCCTTCACCGAGACGCTGACCCAATATGGCAGGGCCCATTTCCAGTCTCCGGCCGAGATCAGGAAGAACGGCCTCCTGCGCGAGATCGGTGGCGGCCTGGTCTTTGCCCGGCTCAGGACCCACAGCATCCTCGGCCGCATCCTCGGCAGGTCACGCTTCATCGCCTCGGGTTGGGACAAGTTCCCGCATTGCCTGGTTGTCGCGCCGACGCGGGCCGGCAAGGGTGTCGGCTATGTCATCCCGAACACGCTGCTGTTCCCCGGCAGCTGCGTCATCCTCGATGTGAAGGGGGAGATCTTCGAGGCCACCTCCCGCCACCGCCAGCGCCAAGGTGACGAAATCTTCTACTTCGCCCCCTTCGACTTCGAACATCCCTCGCATCGCTACAACCCGCTTGAACGCATCGGCGCGCTGGCCAACCCTGATCAGCAGTTCACCGAGCTGAGCAAGCTGGCCAGCTATTTCCTGACCACCAGCGAGAAGGGCGGGGCGGCGGATTTTATCGTCGGCGCAAGGGAGTTGTTCGTCGCCGGCGGGATGCTGGCGATCGAGCGCGGAAAGCCCTCCATCGGCGAGATCACCCGCATCCTCTTCGGCGGGGCCGACAAGTCCGAGGTCTACCTGGCCCGGGCCGACGAGCTGCGACACCGCCAGGCCCGGGCGACCTTCGTCGATTTCAGCGGCTATGCCGATCGCACGCTCTCCTCCTATATCTCGGTCCTGAAGGGTGCCGGCCTCGGGCTCTGGCTGAACCCGCAGGTCGACCGTGTCACCAGCGGCAGCGATGTCAGCTGGCAGAGCATCCGCATGAAACCGCAGACGGTCTATATCGTCGTCAACAGCGACGATATCGTCACCCTCGCGCCGCTGATGCGGCTGCTCTTTGGCGAGTTGATCGCCACCCTGCGGTCGTCCCTGCCGAACCAGAAAACCGAGCCCTGGCCGGTGCAGATCATCCTCGACGAGTTCGACCAGCTGGGCCGGATGCCGATCGTCGTGCAATCGCTGAAGCAGCTGGCCGGCCATGGCGGGCGTGTCTCGATCATCACCCAATCCATTCCCGGTCTCGACACCCTTTATGGCGAGAATGACCGACTGTCGCTCGAATCCGGCGCTGGCATGAAGTTCTTCATCAGCCCGAACGAGAAAAAGACCGCCGCCGAGGTTTCCGAGGCCCTGGGCAAGACGACCCGGCTCTCGGTCAGCGACAGCCTGTCCTCCGACGGGTACGGCTGGCGGCGGCGGTCGCTGTCCCGCCGGAACGAGGAGCGGCCGCTGATGAGCCCGGATGAGGTCAGGAAACTCGACGCCTCGAAAGTTATCCTGATCCCCGAGCGCCAGAACCCGATCCTGGCGGATCGCATCGTCCATTACCGAGACCGGTACTTCTCGAAGATCATGGCGGCGCAGACCGGGCCGCTGCCCTATCCCGGCGAACGGCACCAGATCAGGTCGTTGCGTGACGAGATCGAAAAGCTGCAAGGCCAGGTGGCGCAGTTCCGGCCGCTGGCCTATGCGCCGCCGGCGGGTATCACCGCCAAGGCGGTCATCGCCGAGGTCGAGGCGGCACGGCCGACCATGACCGAAGCCGAGGCGCAGGAGACCCTGCGCCAATCCGACGAGGAAGCCATGAGGAAAGCCTCTGACTTCCGGAAGAAGATTAAGGCGAAGGTTCCTGACGCGTGA